A genomic window from Microbacterium sp. H1-D42 includes:
- a CDS encoding CCA tRNA nucleotidyltransferase has translation MLNMAEGLSRLGALAAHPVVASLATAFADAGFELAVVGGPVRDALLGRPTHDLDFTTNARPDDILRIVKPISTTQWDIGRAFGTIGARMQNPDGPPEQVEITTYRADSYDGRTRKPVVEFGDSIDGDLQRRDFTVNAMALQVAPPSAQGPKLVDPTGGVEDLVAGILRTPIDPDVSFGDDPLRMLRAARFSAQLDFAVEEGTFAAIERLRGTLKIVSPERIQGEIVRLMQTDDPIRGIRVLVDSGLIEEFLPEVSALRLEVDEHHHHKDVYEHSLTVVRQAIALEKQRNPGAEPDVALRIAALLHDIGKPRTRKLEAGGGVTFHHHDVVGSRMARKRLQALRFDGDTTDAVAKLIELHLRFFGYAEGAWTDSAVRRYVRDAGDMVERLHILVRADVTTRNKRKAARLAGAYDDIEHRIVELREQEELDSIRPELDGNEIQQILGIAPGREVGEAYRYLLDIRLDEGVIGSDAAAQRLRDWWAARA, from the coding sequence ATGCTCAATATGGCCGAGGGCCTGTCCCGACTCGGCGCGCTCGCCGCGCACCCCGTCGTCGCGAGCCTCGCGACCGCGTTCGCCGACGCCGGGTTCGAGCTCGCCGTCGTCGGCGGCCCGGTGCGCGACGCCCTGCTGGGTCGCCCCACTCACGACCTCGACTTCACCACGAACGCGCGACCGGATGACATCCTGCGGATCGTCAAGCCGATCTCGACCACCCAGTGGGACATCGGCCGCGCCTTCGGCACCATCGGCGCGCGCATGCAGAACCCCGATGGTCCGCCCGAGCAGGTGGAGATCACGACCTATCGTGCCGACAGCTATGACGGCAGGACCCGCAAGCCGGTCGTCGAGTTCGGCGACAGCATCGACGGCGACCTGCAGCGCCGCGACTTCACCGTCAACGCGATGGCGCTGCAGGTGGCGCCACCATCAGCACAGGGGCCGAAGCTCGTCGACCCCACCGGCGGCGTCGAGGATCTCGTCGCGGGCATCCTGCGCACCCCGATCGACCCCGACGTCAGCTTCGGCGACGATCCGCTGCGGATGCTGCGCGCTGCGCGGTTCAGTGCCCAGCTCGACTTCGCCGTCGAAGAGGGCACCTTCGCCGCCATCGAGCGCCTGCGCGGGACGCTCAAGATCGTCAGCCCAGAGCGCATCCAGGGCGAGATCGTGCGGCTCATGCAGACGGACGACCCGATCCGCGGCATCCGCGTGCTCGTCGACAGCGGTCTGATCGAGGAGTTCCTGCCAGAGGTCAGCGCGCTGCGGCTGGAGGTCGACGAGCACCACCACCACAAGGACGTCTACGAGCACTCGCTCACTGTGGTCCGCCAGGCGATCGCGCTCGAGAAGCAGCGCAATCCCGGCGCCGAGCCCGACGTCGCCCTGCGCATCGCTGCGCTGCTGCACGACATCGGCAAGCCCCGTACCCGCAAGCTCGAGGCCGGCGGAGGCGTCACCTTCCACCATCACGACGTGGTCGGCTCGCGCATGGCGCGCAAGCGCCTGCAGGCCCTGCGCTTCGACGGTGACACGACGGATGCCGTCGCCAAGCTCATCGAGCTGCACCTGCGCTTCTTCGGATACGCCGAGGGCGCCTGGACCGACAGCGCGGTGCGCCGCTACGTGCGCGACGCCGGTGACATGGTCGAGCGCCTGCACATCCTGGTGCGCGCCGATGTCACCACGCGCAACAAGCGCAAGGCCGCCCGTCTGGCCGGCGCCTACGACGACATCGAGCACCGCATCGTCGAGCTGCGCGAGCAGGAGGAGCTCGACAGCATCCGACCAGAGCTCGACGGCAACGAGATCCAGCAGATCCTCGGCATCGCGCCCGGCCGTGAGGTCGGCGAGGCGTACCGGTACCTGTTGGACATCCGGCTCGACGAGGGTGTGATCGGATCGGATGCTGCCGCGCAGCGCCTCCGGGACTGGTGGGCCGCCCGCGCCTGA